In one window of Porites lutea chromosome 8, jaPorLute2.1, whole genome shotgun sequence DNA:
- the LOC140946513 gene encoding bifunctional heparan sulfate N-deacetylase/N-sulfotransferase 4-like, protein MRVFTRARRLRFSRKVCLVIIPVGWLTIFITLSLYSDHENSDKVLATEFLKSGLKTTFPVAINELHIENSLSSVQFGNRTFQVQKKILLVHKSWAKERSKLSHFVTRFLDGFRAPYVVSEVEDKPFLDLREDIKPNVVVGRYSLIVFVDIKTYIDLKPNVRQVVKLYCKKFRTGILYFISNHVGYIPEFRIEVIKPQKERQTLDVEVNESSKLLRITRRGGSAIKPNVPKGQGTRWNFIRYDPQQVPYETVEFAVNRRKRQKRESEIAVTETACVILDDGQVDGIKKVFFGGGFPFFLHTMLFMDSLEYLSAVSPMEFSLERYLQIDVDDIFIAKTGIRMKKKDVMEMLSVQERLAQKIPGFKFNLGFSGRSFRQGNNEEDDGDNAFIEHAHNFTWFGHLYDHEQPHKHSYSEIVRSLTKNEGFAKKHGIPMKRSYMIAPHHSGVYPIHEPLYDAWANVRGVRVTSTEEYPHLKPAWLRRGFIYKGVKVLPRQTCGLFTTTNFFYEIKGGKKALDKSIEGGELFGTILRNPVSIFMTHMTNYGNDQLALYTVSRLVNFVHRWTNLELKYAEPTELADIYFNLFPKDKAPVWLSPCDDSRHLQIWPSQKSCTRLPSFLVIGPPFGGLDMLLPLLNLHPDFLHIISSDNSTFGTSFFNSDNYFKGLDWYMKFFPRPTRAEQQLSYEVSDKYFTDHDSPYRASNLLKSAKILIVLDDPVKRAFYHYQHLKNVEGVELPSFDDLVKLKHDPGLSSVKRTILGAGHYSEHIARWMRYYNAKQMNIISVDDLVSRPITVMNTIQEAVRVESRFDYTQALRYDEDTGLYCPTSSTNLTECLGFKESRKVPISPQTEQYLQRYYSRHNLNLLRMNQKIDFPLPRWIHG, encoded by the exons ATGCGAGTCTTCACAAGGGCAAGAAGATTACGATTTTCACGGAAAGTCTGCTTAGTCATTATTCCTGTCGGCTGGCTTACGATTTTTATCACTTTGTCTTTGTACAGTGACCATGAAAATAGcg ACAAAGTGCTGGCGACAGAGTTCTTAAAATCTGGTTTGAAAACAACGTTTCCAGTTGCGATCAATGAACTGCATATTGAAAATTCGTTGTCATCAGTTCAATTTGGTAACAGGACGTTTCAAGTTCAGAAGAAAATATTGCTTGTTCATAAATCATGGGCTAAAGAGCGTTCAAAACTTTCTCACTTTGTAACGCGGTTTTTAGATGGTTTCCGTGCTCCGTATGTGGTGAGTGAAGTAGAAGATAAACCGTTTTTAGATCTACGTGAAGATATAAAGCCCAATGTTGTCGTTGGGAGATATTCCCTTATTGTCTTTGTTGACATCAAGACTTACATAGACCTAAAACCTAATGTTCGGCAAGTAGTGAAACTTTACTGCAAGAAATTTAGGACTggtatattgtattttatttctaatCACGTTGGTTATATACCGGAGTTTCGTATCGAGGTAATAAAACCtcaaaaagaaagacaaacctTAGATGTCGAAGTTAATGAAAGTTCGAAACTTTTGCGGATTACTCGCAGAGGAGGTTCGGCGATTAAACCAAATGTTCCAAAAGGACAAGGAACAAGGTGGAACTTCATACGCTACGATCCTCAACAAGTTCCTTATGAAACTGTTGAATTCGCAGTGAATCGTAGAAAACGACAAAAAAGAGAGTCGGAGATTGCAGTAACGGAAACTGCTTGTGTTATTTTGGACGATGGTCAAGTAGATGGaattaaaaaagtcttttttggTGGTGGATTTCCCTTCTTTCTGCACACAATGCTTTTCATGGACAGTTTGGAGTATTTATCAGCTGTTAGTCCAATGGAGTTTTCCCTTGAGAGATATCTACAGATTGACGTGGATGATATTTTCATCGCCAAGACTGGTATACGAATGAAGAAAAAGGACGTCATG GAGATGCTCTCAGTACAAGAGAGGCTGGCGCAAAAGATTCCAGGATTCAAGTTTAACTTGGGTTTCTCAGGGCGCAGCTTTAGACAGGGGAATAACGAAGAGGACGATGGAGACAACGCTTTCATTGAACACGCTCATAATTTTACATGGTTTGGTCATCTGTATGATCACGAGCAGCCACATAAACACAGCTACTCTGAGATTGTCAGATCCTTAACCAAGAACGAGGGATTTGCCAAG aAACATGGTATTCCAATGAAACGGTCATACATGATTGCTCCACATCATTCGGGGGTGTATCCAATACATGAACCACTGTATGATGCCTGGGCGAATGTCAGAGGTGTCCGTGTGACCTCTACTGAGGAGTATCCACACCTGAAGCCTGCTTGGTTAAGACGAGGATTTATTTATAAAGGAGTTAAG GTTCTTCCCCGCCAGACTTGTGGCCTTTTCACAACTACGAACTTCTTTTACGAGATCAAGGGTGGGAAGAAGGCGCTGGACAAAAGTATTGAGGGCGGAGAATTGTTTGGAACCATCTTACGGAATCCA GTTTCAATTTTTATGACGCACATGACAAACTATGGTAATGATCAGTTAGCGCTGTACACTGTCAGTCGACTTGTCAACTTCGTTCATCGCTGGACCAACCTTGAGCTGAAGTATGCTGAACCAACTGAATTAGCAGATatctattttaatttatttccaaaGGATAAAGCACCTGTTTGGCTG AGTCCATGCGATGACAGTCGCCATCTTCAAATCTGGCCCAGTCAAAAGTCTTGCACTAGGCTCCCCTCATTTCTAGTGATCGGGCCACCGTTTGGAGGCCTGGACATGTTATTGCCTCTTCTTAACCTTCATCCGGATTTCTTGCATATAATCAGCTCTGACAACAGCACTTTTGGGACCAGTTTCTTCAACTCAGACAACTATTTTAAAGGCTTAGATTG GTACATGAAATTTTTTCCTCGCCCAACCAGAGCAGAACAACAGTTATCTTATGAAGTTAGTGACAAATATTTTACTGATCATGATTCGCCATACCGTGCAAGTAATCTTCTCAAATCCGCTAAAATCCTGATCGTTCTTGATGATCCCGTGAAGAGAGCTTTTTATCATTATCAG CATCTAAAGAACGTTGAAGGTGTGGAGCTACCTAGTTTTGATGACCTGGTGAAGTTGAAACACGATCCTGGATTGTCGAGTGTTAAACGCACCATCCTGGGGGCTGGACACTACTCTGAACACATCGCTCGTTGGATGAGATACTATAACGCCAAACAG ATGAACATCATTAGCGTGGATGACTTGGTTTCCCGGCCAATCACAGTGATGAACACCATTCAAGAAGCTGTTCGTGTGGAGAGTCGCTTTGATTACACACAAGCTTTAAG ATACGATGAAGACACTGGCCTGTATTGCCCGACATCTTCCACCAATTTAACGGAATGTCTAGGGTTTAAAGAATCAAGGAAGGTACCTATCAGCCCGCAAACAGAGCAGTATTTACAGCGGTATTACTCCAGACATAACCTGAACCTACTCCGGATGAACCAGAAAATCGACTTTCCTCTGCCCAGATGGATTCATGGGTAA